From Glycine soja cultivar W05 chromosome 4, ASM419377v2, whole genome shotgun sequence, the proteins below share one genomic window:
- the LOC114410560 gene encoding uncharacterized protein LOC114410560: MKQRDKLGQIQQHWDQALSRQKFPMSAMYHGLTEEHQRVPWRSVMCGNKARPRAVICLWLACHKKLSTKDRLRRFGMIQSSDCSICNCADESINHLFFNCSGTREIWGNILDWLGRRHDPREWDMELAWIIENTKGKGWKSALLKMATAETVYNVWHYRNSMCFGTVVDKQVIERNIIDNIVYRSWQYPTLRSHVAKLMM; the protein is encoded by the coding sequence ATGAAGCAAAGAGATAAACTGGGTCAGATACAACAACATTGGGACCAAGCTCTCAGTAGACAGAAGTTTCCTATGAGTGCTATGTATCATGGGCTGACAGAGGAACACCAAAGAGTGCCGTGGAGGTCTGTGATGTGTGGGAACAAGGCTAGACCGCGAGCTGTCATTTGCTTGTGGCTTGCTTGTCACAAAAAGCTCTCTACTAAAGATAGATTAAGAAGATTTGGAATGATCCAAAGTAGTGATTGCAGTATTTGTAACTGTGCTGATGAGTCTATAAATCATCTTTTCTTCAACTGCAGTGGCACTAGAGAAATTTGGGGGAACATTTTGGATTGGCTGGGTAGAAGACATGATCCGAGGGAGTGGGATATGGAGCTTGCTTGGATTATTGAGAACACCAAAGGTAAAGGTTGGAAAAGTGCTCTGCTGAAAATGGCAACAGCGGAGACAGTTTATAATGTGTGGCACTATAGAAATAGCATGTGCTTTGGCACAGTTGTGGATAAACAGGTTATAGAAAGGAATATCATTGACAACATAGTGTATAGAAGTTGGCAATATCCAACTCTTAGAAGTCATGTTGCAAAGCTAATGATGTAG